From the Euphorbia lathyris chromosome 6, ddEupLath1.1, whole genome shotgun sequence genome, one window contains:
- the LOC136233549 gene encoding probable polyamine transporter At3g13620, whose translation MHTSPIQNQHLPVTATTAAKIPKKLTLIPLIFLIYFEVAGGPYGEEPAVKAAGPLYALLGFLIFPFIWSVPEALITAELSTAYPGDGGFVIWADRAFGPFCGSLMGSWKFLSGVINIAAFPVLCIEYLEKVFPVFGSGWQRKIALLISTLVLSFLNFTGLAVVGYFAVFLGVISLSPFIIMSVIAIPKIKPHRWVNLGQKDVKKDWTLFFNTLFWNLNFWDNVSTLAGEVENPRKTFPKALFCAVIFTCVSYLIPLFAVIGAVSVDQNDWDSGFHATAAEIIAGKWLKYWIEIGAVLSAIGLFEAQLSSSAYQVIGMADLGLVPKFFGVRSKWFNTPWFGILISTLITIGVSYMDFTDIISSANFLYSLGMLLEFSSFIWLRRKLPELKRPYKVPMKLPGLVIMCLIPSCFLVLIMVIATKIVYLVSGLMTIGAIGWYFLMRFCKSKEVFKYSSGEVFEE comes from the coding sequence ATGCATACTTCACCAATCCAAAATCAACACCTCCCTGTCACCGCCACCACCGCCGCAAAAATCCCCAAAAAACTCACTCTAATCCCACTCATATTCCTCATTTATTTCGAAGTTGCAGGTGGTCCTTATGGAGAAGAACCCGCTGTTAAAGCAGCAGGACCTCTCTATGCTCTTCTTGGATTCCTAATTTTTCCGTTCATATGGAGTGTTCCTGAAGCTCTTATTACTGCTGAACTTTCTACTGCTTATCCCGGCGACGGCGGTTTTGTTATCTGGGCTGATCGTGCTTTTGGCCCGTTTTGTGGGTCTTTAATGGGTTCGTGGAAATTCCTCAGTGGGGTTATAAACATTGCTGCGTTTCCTGTTCTTTGTATTGAGTATTTGGAGAAAGTTTTTCCTGTTTTTGGCTCTGGTTGGCAGAGAAAAATTGCTCTGTTAATCTCAACTTTGGTTCTTTCGTTTCTGAATTTTACTGGGTTAGCTGTTGTGGGTTATTTTGCTGTTTTTCTAGGTGTAATTTCACTTTCCCCTTTCATAATCATGTCTGTAATTGCAATCCCTAAAATTAAACCTCATAGATGGGTCAATTTAGGGCAAAAAGATGTGAAAAAGGATTGGACATTATTCTTCAATACCCTATTCTGGAACTTGAATTTCTGGGATAATGTTAGTACTTTAGCAGGAGAAGTAGAAAACCCTAGAAAAACATTCCCAAAAGCTCTATTTTGTGCTGTAATTTTCACTTGTGTGTCTTACTTAATCCCTCTATTTGCTGTAATTGGTGCTGTTTCAGTTGATCAGAATGACTGGGACTCAGGATTTCATGCCACAGCAGCTGAAATCATTGCAGGAAAATGGCTCAAATATTGGATTGAAATTGGGGCTGTTTTATCTGCAATAGGTCTATTTGAAGCTCAATTGAGCAGCAGTGCTTATCAGGTAATTGGCATGGCTGATTTAGGGTTAGTCCCTAAATTCTTTGGGGTTAGATCAAAATGGTTCAATACTCCATGGTTTGGGATACTTATTTCTACATTGATCACAATTGGGGTCTCATACATGGATTTTACTGACATAATCTCATCAGCTAACTTCTTGTATAGTTTGGGAATGTTGTTGGAGTTTTCATCTTTTATTTGGTTGAGAAGGAAATTGCCTGAATTGAAGAGGCCTTATAAAGTGCCTATGAAGCTGCCTGGATTGGTGATTATGTGTCTGATTCCATCTTGTTTTTTGGTTCTGATTATGGTTATTGCTACAAAGATTGTTTATCTGGTTAGTGGTTTGATGACTATTGGAGCTATTGGATGGTATTTTCTGATGAGGTTTTGTAAATCAAAAGAGGTGTTTAAGTATAGCAGTGGTGAAGTTTTTGAAGAATGA